Sequence from the Fodinibius salicampi genome:
AACACGATACGGTGCCTATTTTGACTGGGGACTTGATAAAGACTTATTGGTACCCCATAGCGAGCAAATTGGTGAACTTCGGGAAGGACAGGATTACCTAGTTTATTTGTATCTGGATAAAGAGACCAATCGATTGGTTGGCAGCATGAAAATAGATCGCTTTCTGGATAACAGTACCATTAGTGTAGATGAGGAAGAGGAAGTAGAATTAAGGATCCTCAATAAAACGGACCTAGGCTATAATGTAGCTATCAATGGCAAGCATCGAGGACTCATATATCATGATGAGTTTTTTACCGATATTACTTACGGGGAAAAGAAGACGGGATATATCAAAAATATTCGTCCCGATAAAAAAATTGATGTAACTCTTCGTCCTATTGGATACAAAAAAGTGGAAGGGGCGGCTGATCGCATCCTCAATAAGCTTAAAGATTCTGAAGGCTTTTTAAATCTTCACGATAAAAGCGATCCTGATAAAATCCGGGAACGGCTTTCTATGAGTAAAAAGACTTTTAAGAAAGCAATCGGCCGGCTATACAAAGAAGATATTATTCGGATAGAAGAAAATGGTATTTACCTTCGAGATTAACTTATAATTATTTTAGGAAAAAACAATAAGTTATTACCCTATTCAACGATAGATGTTTCCTTAATAAAACGTCTGGCTGCCCACTGGCTTCCCCAGTAGCCCATCATGATTGACAGTAAAATCATAGCACCGCACAAATAATACCATCTACCAAAAGGCCATGAAAGGATACCAAATTGCGGAAGGTATTCGGGAAGTAAAACATGGAAAGTAGTATACATTACTCCCACAGCCAATACACCAGCTATAAGCCCTTGAATAACCCCTTCTACGACAAATGGGCGGCGGATAAAAGCATTTGTGGCTCCAACCAGTTTCATTGCTTTGATGAGGTCTCGCTTGGCATATATGGTAAGACGAATCGTATTAAATACTAAAATAAGTGCCGTTAATAAAATAAGGAGTCCCAAACCCCCTCCTGCCATTGCAACCGTACTAAACTGACGCTGCATCATCTGCAACAACTGCTGATTAAATCTTACTTCCTCGACTTCATCAAGTGTCCTTATTTCAGAAACCAGGCTATCAATCGTAGAAACATCTGCATTAGAGCTCATTTCCAGTCTAAAAGATGCCGGCAAGAAATTGAGCTCAGCCATTGCATTACTTCCGGTGCCGAACTCTTCCTTAAAAA
This genomic interval carries:
- a CDS encoding CvfB family protein, with translation MLTLGTYKILSVSEETEHGYILKEDKGDEVLLPGNLAFRDLQKGENVRVFLYKDGEERLTATMQEPDVSLNNMAMLKAKDLTRYGAYFDWGLDKDLLVPHSEQIGELREGQDYLVYLYLDKETNRLVGSMKIDRFLDNSTISVDEEEEVELRILNKTDLGYNVAINGKHRGLIYHDEFFTDITYGEKKTGYIKNIRPDKKIDVTLRPIGYKKVEGAADRILNKLKDSEGFLNLHDKSDPDKIRERLSMSKKTFKKAIGRLYKEDIIRIEENGIYLRD
- a CDS encoding cell division protein FtsX; this encodes MSLGYVLKEGVAGLRRARLASFTAIFSLFIAVLLLGILARVSYNAYQVAQTLKQSIDVEVFLSNISDDRTQQLEQDFNEEELIQQVNYISQDSAAAIFKEEFGTGSNAMAELNFLPASFRLEMSSNADVSTIDSLVSEIRTLDEVEEVRFNQQLLQMMQRQFSTVAMAGGGLGLLILLTALILVFNTIRLTIYAKRDLIKAMKLVGATNAFIRRPFVVEGVIQGLIAGVLAVGVMYTTFHVLLPEYLPQFGILSWPFGRWYYLCGAMILLSIMMGYWGSQWAARRFIKETSIVE